A portion of the Saimiri boliviensis isolate mSaiBol1 chromosome 1, mSaiBol1.pri, whole genome shotgun sequence genome contains these proteins:
- the CTU2 gene encoding cytoplasmic tRNA 2-thiolation protein 2 isoform X4, whose product MVWQVLEGLSQDSAKRLRFVPGVIFVDEGAACGRSPEERAKTLAEVKPILQTIGFPWHVVALEEVFSLPPSVLRCSSQEPAAPEGAYKAAVDSFLQQQHVLGAGGGPGLAHGEEQLPQPHAQPPWDPQRLLRPPAAVQTEALSHLFCSVRTLTAKEELLQTLRAHLILHVARAHGYSKVMTGDSCTRLAIKLMTNLALGRGAFLAWDTGFSDERHGDVVVVRPMREHTLKEVAFYNRLFSVPSVFTPAVDTKAPEKASIHRLMEAFILRLQTQFPSTVSTVYRTSEKLVKAPRDGPGAGDCSPRCLLCMCALDVDAADSATAFGVQTCSHPSQIQSPTSLTETGTPQESPIPLTETGTPQGSCCSSGGGRAQSRCQEASSREDPQACILEQLCYGCRVNMKDLPSLEPLPQYIQAEAQLRTQRAWVLAELRDCLIEDSDEVGQS is encoded by the exons AGGGAGCAGCCTGTGGCCGGAGCCCCGAGGAGAGAGCGAAGACCCTGGCCGAAGTGAAGCCCATCCTGCAAACGATTGGGTTCCCGTGGCACGTGGTGGCCTTagaggag GTGTTCAGCCTGCCACCGTCGGTGCTGCGGTGCTCTTCCCAGGAGCCAGCGGCTCCCGAGGGGGCCTACAAGGCGGCCGTGGACAGCTTCCTCCAGCAGCAGCATgtgctgggggcagggggtgggccTGGCCTGGCTCATGGGGAGGAACAGCTGCCCCagccccatgcccagcccccatggGACCCTCAGAGGCTGCTGAGACCACCTGCTGCTGTCCAGACTGAGGCTCTTTCCCACCTGTTCTGCTCAGTGAGGACACTGACAGCCAAGGAGGAGCTTCTGCAGACCCTGCG GGCCCACCTGATCCTGCATGTGGCCCGTGCTCATGGCTACTCCAAGGTCATGACTGGGGACAGCTGCACCCGCCTGGCCATCAAGCTCATGACCAACCTGGCGCTGGGTAGAGGGGCCTTCCTGGCTTGGGACACG GGCTTCTCCGATGAGCGGCATGGGGACGTGGTGGTGGTGCGACCCATGCGGGAGCACACCCTGAAGGAGGTCGCATTCTACAACCGGCTGTTCTCCGTCCCTTCTGTCTTCACGCCAGCTGTCGATACCAAG GCCCCTGAAAAGGCCAGCATCCACCGGCTGATGGAGGCCTTCATCCTCCGGCTGCAGACCCAGTTTCCCTCCACTGTCAGCACTGTGTACAG GACGAGTGAGAAGCTGGTGAAGGCCCCCCGGGACGGCCCTGGCGCCGGCGACTGCAGCCCTCGCTGTCTGCTGTGCATGTGCGCCCTGGACGTTGATGCCGCTG ACAGTGCCACAGCTTTTGGGGTTCAGACCTGCTCACATCCCTCCCAGATCCAGTCGCCCACCTCCCTGACTGAGACCGGGACACCCCAGGAGTCGCCCATTCCCCTGACTGAGACCGGAACACCTCAGGGGTCCTGCTGTTCTTCGGGGGGGGGCAGGGCCCAGAGCCGTTGCCAGGAGGCCTCCAGCAG GGAGGACCCCCAGGCCTGCATTCTGGAGCAGCTGTGTTACGGCTGCCGTGTGAACATGAAGGACTTG CCCTCGCTGGAGCCCCTGCCACAGTACATTCAGGCCGAGGCCCAGCTCCGCACCCAGAG GGCCTGGGTCTTGGCAGAGCTCCGGGACTGTCTGATTGAGGACAGTGATGAGGTGGGCCAGAGCTGA